The DNA sequence GGGATTaggtaaaatatataataaaaggtGGTGTAATTTAAATTCTGGAAGTAATTCTAGAAAATTGAGagtttaaagttgaataaaaatatcttaaagataaaatattgttataatataatttataatattatttttgtttagagatcatttgaaaaatacgttgaattattttttatattttgtttggaagtttgagaaaattataatcatgATTAGGTAATATGATTagaagaaaaagtttaaaatttgtaattagAAAGTGTTTATATTTGTAGTGTGTATATACTtagatgagatgggataaaatattaaaagtatcttaatatccaaactaGGTCTTAATTGTTTGAACTTTGTGCTTAATTCATGTGTTTCCTTCCAACAATATAATTTTGCTTAGAGATATGAGGGCATCGTGAGCCTAAGAAAAATACATGTATTTTCCCAGGTTGGCTTAGGAATTACAAGGACCAATGGATGCCCAACATAGCTGAGTTTTATTGAATGTTCAACTTTTGACTGTCACTAGTCTAAATTTGGTTTTCTTCTATTATtaactctaaaaataaaatagatacaaAGGAAAGATGACAAATTAAGCACGCATAGGAAAGAATACCAagtatatacacacatacatacaaaaGATATATACTTcgtttaaattgtttttatctGATTCAAATTGTTCGTTTAAATCTTTGACGAATCAGTTTTCTTATTGTAATCCATTCATTCTTTTAAATCTGCAACCAAGCATGTTGAGCTTTCAGTGGCAATCAATGGGTCCACTGCCGAACAAACCTGCAGTTTCTTTTGGGTTACAAGCCTTTTAGATCGTTTGTCCAAATTATAATAGACTTTCCACAATTTCTGGTAGAAATGGGTTGTAGCTTTGGTCACAAGTAAATGAACTAGAACTTTAAGAAAATTGATTGACAACAAGACAATCTTTAGTTCATAAATTGGAAAGATGACAACTTCTCCAGACTCTGCACAACACGAGGTTATACCCCAACAAAACTCTCAATGTTTATAATAGCTCTTCACTACAGCAGTTCCTGAGCTTAATGACCCAGAGCAAAATACAACGTGAATAAAAGTGTAGAAAAACCCTACGATAAACTCGGACAACACCCAAATCGCAAAAACACAACCCTCAAATAAGCAATCAAGAAACAAAGTTCGACCAAATGTTGAAAGGAACTCCAACTGAAAGACGCACAGGACGAACCACATCATGCCATTAAATCACAATTCAATAAATTGCATCGTTTAATACATGGATGGGAAAAAGGTCAGCCAACCAATCTCATCATATTGCGAGGTATTAATGTCATTAAAATCACATCCTCTTCAAGTGGAGGAAGCAGGTTCCTCATCTTTCTTCTCAGTTTTTTCTAAATCACTTTTAGTTTCCTTTTCGGCTGCAACAGGCACCTCTTCCTCAGCTTTGTCCtccgttttcttttcttcaacgCTCAACTTCTCAAGAAGCCCAGCAGCTGCAGATGCATCTTTGTTTTCTTCCGTCTTCTTTTGGGATTCAGCAACTTCTTGAAACTTCTCCATGAAGGATTTGCAATCTAATACAAATAAAACATTAACAGTCTAAGGTGAGAGAAAATTTTCCTCAAAACATCAAGAgaaattaataacaaaaataaaaagaggcaCAACAGACTAtatactttattttttcaacGCTATAGGAGATTAACAGTGATCACGGAAATGGAAGGCAGGGAATTTTTTGCACTAAAGTCTACTTTAGCATGAGATTGTTGCAGGAAATTATCATAAATACATGGAGTTGACTGCAGAACATAATAGTCGGCTAAAGAAGTACTCTACCGACAATTCAGAATTGATCATCTGTAAATATGTAATAATACTTTCTTGAATCTAGTACAACTAGGAATCTGCAGGAAACAAACCGTTTTCTCACACATATGGTTGTCAAGTACAAAGAGATGTCATTCTTAtgcaaaaaataagaataagaataagaataagaataataaataagtttGGGAAAATTAAAaggtaaataaataagtttaaGGATGATTGACCTtcagatttttatcttcatttgGAATTTCAAATCAATTTTCTGTAATTATCCTATCTAGAGCAGGATCGAAAATTCATTCCTGTATCCTTCCTTGCATCACcacaataaaaaatgaaaagaaatctaatgagttatattattcatttcaaTGAGTGCCAATGTTTCTTATATTGCTGCATCTTCATAGGCTTAACAAGTTCTCCAATAAAGTCGATTTACTTTCATGCTTTACAATCTGAGTCCAGACACACCAATCACAAGCATGAATTTACAGCAGGCAGTTCTTAGCCTTGTTTAGCCAACAAAGTAATATCGAAAACATTGCTCCCCAAACtattttttatcacttcatcAGCATTACTTAAACCGCAGAATTTTCAGAAAATCAAACCATGCTAAGTGTAAAATACAATCAGAGACATTAGCAATATGTAACTTCCTTTTTATGAATACAAACCAATATGAAACTTAAGCCTTAATTTGAAACCCATCTCGAATATAATCTTAGAAATGAGGCTCCTATTTCAATAACATAACCCTCAAGCAATTTGAGATCATATTGGCTAAATCAAAGGAAAACAGGGTGTGATAGTGACAAATTACAATTCAGACACTTGAGATCATATTTTCATTCCAAGTCATTTCTTGGGGCAATCAATATCTCtaacttcataaaatctttcGATTAGTTGTGCAACACTAACATAATGAAGTGAAAGGTCACAGTGCTCAAAATCGTTTCCTGACGCCTATATAAATCATACGGCAATACGAAAACCATATGAATTCTTTCAAATTATTAGAACTAACTTATACTGACCAAAATTTTCCACACtcacaaaagtaaaatatacTGTAGTCTTGTCGCTCAGTTAAGGAGATCAAGACTCACTCTCAATAGAAGCAAATCTAATGCAGAAAAGCTCTTCCTTCAATTCACCATCGGCAAAATCAGTGGCGTGCCAGACACATGACTTCTCGTTTCCGGCGTGTTCCTGCACCGACATTGTCGGAAGAACTGGAAGAAAAAGCACAGAAGCCCGCGTCAGACTGGAAGAGAAAAAATCTAACCCTagctcaaaaaataaagaaaataattacaaaGGTAACAGACCAAGATGGTTGGCGCAGATCTTGAGGGTCTTGGACTGTCTCATAACGAGGCGAACCTTTCCGCTCTCCTTATGCTTGAGGAGTTTGACGGTACCGGCGCCTCTCTCCTTCCACTGGTTACCATCTTTATCGAAACGGTAGAGCTTCGATTTCCTACAGatgattttaagaaaacacATCACCGGAATCAAATCAAGAACCGAATCAAagtataggaaaaaaaaaaaaaagccctagAGTTGGAAGAACAAGGGAggatatataaaatgaaaatcgTACAGATCCAAGATGGGGTCTTCGTTCTCCTCTCCGGTGGAGACTGCGACCTCCTCGAGCTTGACGATCGGGGCTACCTGAGCGCCGGTGTCCTCATCCTCGTTGGCATGAGCTTCCTCGTCCTCTCTGTGCTCGTGCTCGGGTTCGGTGCTCGccatcttctttctttctttcttctagaAAATGagatagagagggagagagaagggggCTGGGAATTCGGCCGCTGGCAAGGGAATTAGAGAGGTTTTATACCATAATGAGCATACCGACAGCGTATAAAAGCGTCAGGTTTACGCTttataaaaagagtaataatTCAGCACACACGCATATTTTAATTcgtaataattaaattttaaaatttatcttgatgtgatttaaaaaattttaaataaaattatttaattgattatgatacaaattttattttttaataattaattataattttatattaatgaatgatttatttaataaaaaaaactaaaccgaatctaaattttataaatttcaaacaaTTTGTCCAATAATCTTATTAATGAAAATTACTGTTGGAAATTCGGCCAAATTCAAATTTAGAAGAATATTTGGTGAATGATACCTATTTTCTTGTACTTTTCTCATAATTGATAGAAGAAATGATGTTTTTCGTCTCGTATATGTTATCATCTTCAATTGGATTATACACGCACGATACTATACGCTAAATAGTTAGTTGGTCCATCTCTTACAATGTATCatcatttaatacaaagctagattacaaaaataaattttaaatttgaaaggcGAGATAAACTTTACACTCGTAAATTGTGAGTAATTCTAttcattatggaaaaatatagttacaagcacaattgtgtattaatctacACACCAATTTgatatgattagtcaaaaagtagattttattaaaaataatattaatttaaattttaaatataaatgaattagaattgatacgtagattagtacgcgactttgtttgtatgtagcaaaactcattcattatttcaattttcatattcttctcatcatcccatgatatagtattagattattaaaaattatttattatattttacttatgaaTTTATTGTCTAATGCCACGTCATAAGATGATgagagaatgataaaaaaataaatgatcaataaatttatgtttttttttttaacgtgtcaacggtttaaaaaaaataaaaaatttaaaaaaaataaaaagaaaaaaatttaaaaagaagaaaaagaagaagatagacAAGCTTAAATAATTTACACGAAGGATAACGACAACTCCTTTTATTTTCCAGTCagatcttacttttttttgccTAACTAGATTCCTTTATTGAGAAAATGAGCGATTAGGGTTGCGTcagagttgtgattttaattggaAATTTGACTTGGGTTCTGCCCATCATGACATTAGTGGAGACAGGCAATTTTTCTCTGCCACGAGAcatccattttctttctttcctcttctcacatattcatatttatttaaaattttgggaaaattgattatttgagaaagaaaatagatgcctagaattaaaaaatgaacGGGAAATCAATAatgaaattcaattaaaaaaataagcttTACTATGAGGAAGTAGTGCCTACAAAATTGTCTAAGCCCTAATTGGGAACCCAAAATGCATGTCTTTAAAACAAAGGTAGCGTTAAGAGAGGAAAGAAACCTATACACAAGGCACTGGGCAGGCTTGGCACACCAAAGGATTGGCTTGGTCACACCGTTACAGAAATGGAGCTTTTGTTTATGCGACCCAAAGAATCTTCAAAAGAACGAAAACCACATAAAAGATGTACTGGCAAGAGCGAGAGATTATCCAACCGGCACGACGGCTTTAAGTTTCTACTGTTCTTTAGAACCGGAAACAGTAAACAGAAAATCCCGAACTGGCTACTACAAGTGGTACTCTCATTTATCTTCAACAACACGGATATCAGTAAGTGGGGCCCATTGGTGGCATACCGAAAGCTGGCATTGGAGGCATCCCCATCCCGCccattggtggtggtggagcaAAACCTCCACCCATTCCTGGCATTGGTGGTGCCGGCAAAGCAAGAGGCAGCAACTGGGCATACATGTTCTGCAGATAATGAATACAGAAAATCAGTCTTTTCATTGCTATTACCATTATTCGACTCAGGTAAGACTAAAGTACTACATCTAAGCAATGGTAGCATTTATATTATTTGTCAAATAGTAGAATGATTCAGAAGGACAAGTTAAATACCGAGTATTTAACTAATTCCTCATCAATTTCATACAATGACGAGGCCTAAAAAGTGGTCCTTCCATCAGATCAAGGCAGCCAAAGCCGACCAACCACCAGGAGGTGCTTTTACCAAAAGATATCAAACTTATAAAAACCATCAAGGTACATATAAGTCTTTTTTCTGATCAGGATGAACTCTAGGCCAAGATATTGACAGAAAAAAAGGTGCCCAACTAGATCTGAGCACCGACCCCTCAGGTCGGTAGACAGTTTTTATACTGACTTAGGGGTCGGCTATCAAAGCAAACCCCATTTGGTAAGTTGACAGTCAGGATACTGAACAGCCAAGCTGCcgagagaaaaacaaaatacacaataacaacaaaaaaaacccaaaaagcaGCGTCTTTTCTTCCCTCTTGTATGAAAAACAGAAAAGGATACAGAACCAATAATacatcaccaccaccaccttcaGAATTCCTAAATAACCAAAAACATGAAAGAACTCTTTGGTGGCATCCTCCAATTATGCTGGTCTATTTAACTTCCGAGGGTGCAGTGCATGGGACCAAGTTTTACTCTGCAGGGTGGGTccgaagggccctgccttggagaggttccccaacattaaaaaaaaaattatgctggTCTGTCACATGGGATATTTCAGGTACACCAAGTTACCAACCGAGTTGAGCCGATAATGTTGGGTTCCCTTAACAACCGACCTAGGAGAGAGGAAAAGCCTTCCAACTGAGTCTGTTTGGGTCGGTCAGTTTGGGCAAACCTGATGAGCACCCCTACCCAACCACAATTTCCAGAGACGAACAGTGCCCCttaatgataaaaaagtatGGTGAATAGCCATACCTGCTGAGCAACCAAGtccttctcctcctcttctttaGCCTTCACCTCATTTAAAGTTTCAAGTTTGTACTTGACAAGATCATCTACCTTGCTTGTGTACTCTCgaataaactttaaaaaaataattataaaaattggaTGTTAGGAAAAGCAAACACTTAtcggaagaaaaaaagaagaaaaaaaatggtgtcAGACATAAGAAGGTTACCTGCAAGAGGTACGGAAAGGCAAAATCAATCATATTGTTCATCCATGCAAGCTCAAGAGCAACATCTGGCCGAATTAAATCATAGCAAACAAAGAGGCACGATGCAAAACACTCTTTCTTTCCCTGCATATACACATAAGGACGCATATTACAAAAGAACACAGCAGTTTTCAAAGGTGAACCTAAACTTCAAGTAAACGCATCTGGAAAAAGACATAAAACAGAAAGTAGGAGAAGATTCGCCCCCCTCACCAAGAAAAGACACCCCCCAAGCCTGCAAGCCACCCCAAAACAAAGATCTGATGTAACCAAGCGAAAAGAAAGGTAAAATGACAGCAAGAGCAAAGGGAACATCTATTccagatatttttaaaaaaaagaggttGACTACAGCtcataatttttcaatattctAATCCCAACAtcaaaatctagaaaaaaa is a window from the Carya illinoinensis cultivar Pawnee chromosome 14, C.illinoinensisPawnee_v1, whole genome shotgun sequence genome containing:
- the LOC122294871 gene encoding ran-binding protein 1 homolog a-like yields the protein MASTEPEHEHREDEEAHANEDEDTGAQVAPIVKLEEVAVSTGEENEDPILDLKSKLYRFDKDGNQWKERGAGTVKLLKHKESGKVRLVMRQSKTLKICANHLVLPTMSVQEHAGNEKSCVWHATDFADGELKEELFCIRFASIENCKSFMEKFQEVAESQKKTEENKDASAAAGLLEKLSVEEKKTEDKAEEEVPVAAEKETKSDLEKTEKKDEEPASST